From Primulina huaijiensis isolate GDHJ02 chromosome 15, ASM1229523v2, whole genome shotgun sequence, one genomic window encodes:
- the LOC140959133 gene encoding alpha-L-arabinofuranosidase 1-like isoform X1 gives MGANGTPYYYSTLLCFFFGLSGLCHSSATGIRAEVTAQLLVNVSKASAKKIPETLFGVFFEEINHAGAGGLWAELVSNRGFEAGGRTTPSNIHPWSIIGDELSIRVSTHPESLFPRNIMALRMVVLCDIIGTNICPSGGVGIYNPGFWGMNIEQEKTYKLVFYIRSIGPINLSVSLTSMNGSQTLATANMISLAIPRWRRMEFVLKSSGTDSNSKLQLSTQRRGVMWFDQVSLMPTDTYKGLGFRNDLFKMVKDLRPGFLRFPGGCFVEGDWLRNAFRWKETIAAWEERPGHFGDVWHYWTDDGLGHFEFLLLAEELGTLPVWVFNNGISHHDEVNTSSISPFVQEILDGIEFARGDPHSKWGFVRARLAHPEPFDLRYVAVGNEDCGKQNYKGNYLKFHSAIKSAYPDIKIISNCDASSQPLDHPADLYDYHTYSTANYMFSMAHKFDQVKRNGPKAFVSEYAVTGTDAGNGSLLAAIAEAGFLIGLERNCDAVEMSSYAPLFVNINDRTWMPDAIVFDSSRMYGTPSYWMQQLFKDSNGATLVSSTLLANDSSSLITSAIIWKDIKNSQSYLRIKVVNFGSNNVTIQISINGLEPNAIKLSGSRKTELKSSNLMDENSFKEPKKVVPVSKPLENAGNNMNALLYPYSFTSFDLATNSDITHILGFENYVNES, from the exons ATGGGTGCAAATGGTACTCCATATTATTACAGCACTCTGCTTTGTTTTTTCTTTGGGCTGAGTGGTTTGTGTCATTCTTCTGCAACTGGGATCAGAGCAGAAGTAACAGCACAACTTCTGGTGAATGTGTCCAAGGCATCAGCGAAGAAGATACCTGAAACTTTGTTTGGTGTATTTTTTGAA GAGATTAATCATGCTGGTGCAGGAGGTTTGTGGGCCGAGCTTGTCAGCAATAGAG GTTTTGAAGCTGGTGGCCGCACCACACCTTCAAACATTCATCCGTGGTCAATAATTGGGGACGAATTGTCAATACGAGTGTCAACGCATCCCGAGTCATTGTTCCCTCGAAATATAATGGCTCTGAGGATGGTCGTGCTTTGTGACATCATAGGCACGAATATTTGTCCATCTGGAGGAGTTGGTATATACAACCCTGGTTTCTGGGGCATG AACATTGAACAAGAGAAGACATATAAATTAGTATTCTATATTCGTTCTATAGGTCCGATCAATCTGTCTGTGTCACTGACCAGCATGAATGGGTCGCAGACATTAGCCACAGCTAATATGAT AAGTCTTGCTATTCCACGCTGGAGAAGGATGGAGTTTGTACTGAAATCTAGTGGAACTgattcaaattcaaaacttcaactgagcACACAAAGGAGAGGTGTAATGTGGTTTGATCAAGTGTCCTTGATGCCTACAGATACATATAAG GGACTTGGTTTTCGCAATGATCTTTTCAAAATGGTAAAAGATTTGAGACCAGGGTTTCTCAGATTTCCAG GTGGTTGCTTTGTTGAAGGAGATTGGTTAAGGAATGCCTTTCGTTGGAAAGAAACAATTGCAGCTTGGGAGGAGAGGCCTGGCCATTTTGGTGATGTCTGGCATTACTGGACTGATGATGGACTTGGTCATTTTGAGTTTCTCCTG CTAGCAGAAGAATTGGGTACATTACCAGTGTGGGTGTTCAATAATG GGATCAGCCATCATGATGAAGTCAACACTTCAAGCATATCACCTTTCGTCCAA GAAATTCTAGATGGGATCGAGTTTGCGAGAGGTGATCCTCACTCGAAATGGGGTTTTGTCAGGGCGAGATTGGCACATCCCGAACCCTTTGATTTGAGATATGTTGCAGTTGGGAATGAGGACTGCGGGAAGCAAAATTACAAAG GAAACTACCTTAAATTCCATTCTGCAATAAAAAGTGCATACCCGGATATCAAGATTATCTCAAATTGTGATGCTTCCTCTCAACCCTTGGATCATCCTGCCGATTTATATGATTATCAT ACATACAGCACTGCCAATTACATGTTTTCCATGGCACATAAATTTGATCAAGTAAAGCGCAATGGTCCAAAG GCTTTTGTGAGTGAATATGCTGTGACTGGAACGGATGCTGGAAATGGTAGTCTTCTAGCTGCCATAGCTGAAGCTGGATTCCTGATTGGCCTCGAAAGGAACTG TGATGCAGTTGAAATGTCAAGCTATGCACCTTTATTCGTCAATATCAACGACAGAAC GTGGATGCCAGATGCAATTGTTTTTGATTCATCACGTATGTATGGAACTCCTAGCTACTGGATGCAGCAGTTATTTAAGGATTCAAATGGGGCGACTCTTGTCAGTTCGACTCTTCTAGCTAATGATTCAAGTTCACTTATTACTTCCGCTATTATTTGGAAAGATATAAAGAATAGCCAGTCATACCTGAGAATAAAG GTTGTTAATTTTGGAAGCAACAATGTTACAATTCAGATTTCTATCAATGGACTGGAGCCAAACGCGATAAAATTGTCAGGGTCAAGAAAAACTGAACTAAAATCTAGTAATCTCATGGATGAGAATTCTTTCAAAGAGCCCAAGAAG GTGGTGCCGGTTAGTAAGCCATTGGAGAATGCAGGAAACAACATGAATGCTCTCCTTTATCCATATTCTTTCACTTCCTTCGACTTGGCTACTAATTCAGACATTACCCATATTTTAGGATTTGAGAATTATGTGAACGAATCTTAG
- the LOC140959133 gene encoding alpha-L-arabinofuranosidase 1-like isoform X2 yields the protein MALRMVVLCDIIGTNICPSGGVGIYNPGFWGMNIEQEKTYKLVFYIRSIGPINLSVSLTSMNGSQTLATANMISLAIPRWRRMEFVLKSSGTDSNSKLQLSTQRRGVMWFDQVSLMPTDTYKGLGFRNDLFKMVKDLRPGFLRFPGGCFVEGDWLRNAFRWKETIAAWEERPGHFGDVWHYWTDDGLGHFEFLLLAEELGTLPVWVFNNGISHHDEVNTSSISPFVQEILDGIEFARGDPHSKWGFVRARLAHPEPFDLRYVAVGNEDCGKQNYKGNYLKFHSAIKSAYPDIKIISNCDASSQPLDHPADLYDYHTYSTANYMFSMAHKFDQVKRNGPKAFVSEYAVTGTDAGNGSLLAAIAEAGFLIGLERNCDAVEMSSYAPLFVNINDRTWMPDAIVFDSSRMYGTPSYWMQQLFKDSNGATLVSSTLLANDSSSLITSAIIWKDIKNSQSYLRIKVVNFGSNNVTIQISINGLEPNAIKLSGSRKTELKSSNLMDENSFKEPKKVVPVSKPLENAGNNMNALLYPYSFTSFDLATNSDITHILGFENYVNES from the exons ATGGCTCTGAGGATGGTCGTGCTTTGTGACATCATAGGCACGAATATTTGTCCATCTGGAGGAGTTGGTATATACAACCCTGGTTTCTGGGGCATG AACATTGAACAAGAGAAGACATATAAATTAGTATTCTATATTCGTTCTATAGGTCCGATCAATCTGTCTGTGTCACTGACCAGCATGAATGGGTCGCAGACATTAGCCACAGCTAATATGAT AAGTCTTGCTATTCCACGCTGGAGAAGGATGGAGTTTGTACTGAAATCTAGTGGAACTgattcaaattcaaaacttcaactgagcACACAAAGGAGAGGTGTAATGTGGTTTGATCAAGTGTCCTTGATGCCTACAGATACATATAAG GGACTTGGTTTTCGCAATGATCTTTTCAAAATGGTAAAAGATTTGAGACCAGGGTTTCTCAGATTTCCAG GTGGTTGCTTTGTTGAAGGAGATTGGTTAAGGAATGCCTTTCGTTGGAAAGAAACAATTGCAGCTTGGGAGGAGAGGCCTGGCCATTTTGGTGATGTCTGGCATTACTGGACTGATGATGGACTTGGTCATTTTGAGTTTCTCCTG CTAGCAGAAGAATTGGGTACATTACCAGTGTGGGTGTTCAATAATG GGATCAGCCATCATGATGAAGTCAACACTTCAAGCATATCACCTTTCGTCCAA GAAATTCTAGATGGGATCGAGTTTGCGAGAGGTGATCCTCACTCGAAATGGGGTTTTGTCAGGGCGAGATTGGCACATCCCGAACCCTTTGATTTGAGATATGTTGCAGTTGGGAATGAGGACTGCGGGAAGCAAAATTACAAAG GAAACTACCTTAAATTCCATTCTGCAATAAAAAGTGCATACCCGGATATCAAGATTATCTCAAATTGTGATGCTTCCTCTCAACCCTTGGATCATCCTGCCGATTTATATGATTATCAT ACATACAGCACTGCCAATTACATGTTTTCCATGGCACATAAATTTGATCAAGTAAAGCGCAATGGTCCAAAG GCTTTTGTGAGTGAATATGCTGTGACTGGAACGGATGCTGGAAATGGTAGTCTTCTAGCTGCCATAGCTGAAGCTGGATTCCTGATTGGCCTCGAAAGGAACTG TGATGCAGTTGAAATGTCAAGCTATGCACCTTTATTCGTCAATATCAACGACAGAAC GTGGATGCCAGATGCAATTGTTTTTGATTCATCACGTATGTATGGAACTCCTAGCTACTGGATGCAGCAGTTATTTAAGGATTCAAATGGGGCGACTCTTGTCAGTTCGACTCTTCTAGCTAATGATTCAAGTTCACTTATTACTTCCGCTATTATTTGGAAAGATATAAAGAATAGCCAGTCATACCTGAGAATAAAG GTTGTTAATTTTGGAAGCAACAATGTTACAATTCAGATTTCTATCAATGGACTGGAGCCAAACGCGATAAAATTGTCAGGGTCAAGAAAAACTGAACTAAAATCTAGTAATCTCATGGATGAGAATTCTTTCAAAGAGCCCAAGAAG GTGGTGCCGGTTAGTAAGCCATTGGAGAATGCAGGAAACAACATGAATGCTCTCCTTTATCCATATTCTTTCACTTCCTTCGACTTGGCTACTAATTCAGACATTACCCATATTTTAGGATTTGAGAATTATGTGAACGAATCTTAG